In Leptolyngbya sp. SIO1E4, one DNA window encodes the following:
- a CDS encoding long-chain fatty acid--CoA ligase, translating into MSQFAPHILKTLEQRNRAGINALRDYSQVRSLSEIWPIAAERYGHQLALDDPHNHPSAQLTYQDLWNNIRQFAAGLQSLGMSPQTHVALFADNSHRWLIADQGIMAAGGIDAVRSAQADPEELRYIAEHSDSTILILQDVKLWQRLRDRIQGLPIQFTVLLSDDAVPEDTGHKILNYRQVLAQGEQHPWSPVAVESDSLATLLYTSGTTGRPKGVMITHANLLHQINTLGAVVQPAAGDRVLGLLPTWHTFGRTAEYFLYSQGCTQTYTNIRNIKADFKQVKPQYMVGVPRLWDSIYEGVQKQFREQPASKQRLINTLLACSQKYIENCRIANDLSLESPNTNALQQLGARLLSVVFWPGHLLGGKLVYGKVREATGGQVKQLISGGGALPRHIDLFFEIIDVQILVGYGLTETSPVLSARRPWRNLRGAAGQPIPYTEFKVVDPETRASLPLGQRGLVLARGPQVMPGYYKNPEATQKAIDPEGWFDTGDLGLLTHDNNIVLTGRAKDTIVLLNGENIEPQPIEDACVRSPYIDQIMVVGQDQRSLGALIVPNFDALQQWASSQSLYLEVPGEAYTLPTGHQPLSLEDDRVQKLFRTELNEQVKDRPGYRPDDRVGPFRLILDPFSIENGMMTQTLKVRRPVVRERYRDMIDGMFA; encoded by the coding sequence ATGAGTCAGTTTGCGCCCCACATTCTTAAAACGCTTGAGCAGCGTAATCGCGCTGGTATTAATGCGCTGCGAGACTATAGCCAAGTCCGCTCCCTGTCAGAGATTTGGCCGATCGCAGCAGAACGATACGGTCATCAACTAGCCCTTGATGACCCTCACAACCACCCAAGCGCTCAGCTAACCTATCAAGACCTTTGGAACAATATTCGCCAATTTGCCGCCGGGTTACAGAGCCTGGGTATGTCACCCCAGACCCATGTGGCGCTTTTTGCGGATAACAGCCACCGTTGGCTGATTGCGGATCAGGGCATCATGGCAGCGGGGGGCATTGACGCTGTCCGTAGCGCCCAAGCAGACCCCGAAGAACTCCGCTACATTGCCGAGCACAGCGACAGCACCATCCTGATTTTGCAAGATGTAAAGCTGTGGCAACGGTTGCGAGATCGCATTCAAGGCTTGCCCATCCAGTTCACGGTGTTGCTTTCTGATGATGCAGTGCCTGAAGACACTGGGCACAAAATTCTGAATTATCGTCAGGTGTTAGCCCAGGGCGAGCAACATCCTTGGAGCCCTGTAGCTGTTGAATCAGATAGCCTGGCAACGCTGCTCTACACCTCTGGCACGACGGGTAGGCCCAAAGGCGTCATGATCACCCACGCCAACCTGTTGCACCAGATCAATACCCTGGGTGCAGTTGTACAGCCAGCAGCGGGCGATCGCGTGTTAGGGCTACTGCCTACCTGGCATACTTTTGGCCGCACTGCCGAATATTTTCTCTATTCACAAGGCTGCACCCAAACCTATACCAACATTCGCAACATCAAAGCCGACTTCAAACAGGTCAAGCCCCAGTATATGGTTGGGGTTCCTCGGCTCTGGGATTCAATCTATGAAGGGGTGCAAAAGCAGTTTCGGGAGCAGCCCGCCAGTAAGCAGCGGCTGATCAATACGCTGCTCGCTTGCAGTCAAAAGTACATTGAAAACTGCCGCATCGCGAATGATCTGAGCCTGGAATCCCCCAATACCAATGCCCTACAGCAACTCGGTGCTCGCCTTTTGTCTGTCGTCTTTTGGCCGGGGCACCTGCTGGGGGGCAAACTCGTTTATGGCAAAGTGCGAGAAGCAACGGGGGGGCAAGTAAAACAGCTCATTAGCGGCGGCGGCGCGCTGCCTCGTCATATCGACCTTTTCTTTGAGATTATTGATGTCCAGATTTTAGTCGGCTATGGTCTGACAGAAACATCCCCTGTCTTGTCTGCCCGTCGCCCTTGGCGCAACCTCAGAGGGGCCGCAGGGCAGCCTATCCCCTATACAGAATTCAAAGTGGTCGATCCTGAGACTCGGGCATCCTTACCGCTGGGGCAACGGGGCTTAGTGTTAGCCCGTGGCCCTCAGGTGATGCCAGGCTATTACAAAAATCCAGAAGCGACTCAAAAGGCCATTGACCCAGAGGGCTGGTTTGATACCGGAGATTTGGGCTTGCTTACCCACGACAACAATATTGTGCTGACGGGGCGAGCTAAGGATACCATCGTCCTCTTAAATGGGGAAAACATTGAACCACAGCCTATTGAAGATGCCTGTGTGCGGAGCCCTTATATTGACCAAATCATGGTGGTAGGGCAAGATCAGCGATCGCTGGGGGCGCTGATTGTCCCTAACTTTGATGCCCTGCAGCAGTGGGCGAGCAGCCAGTCACTCTACCTAGAGGTGCCAGGGGAAGCCTACACTTTGCCCACCGGCCATCAACCCCTCTCCCTTGAAGACGATCGGGTCCAAAAACTATTCCGCACTGAGTTAAATGAACAGGTCAAAGATCGACCCGGGTATCGGCCCGATGATCGGGTTGGCCCCTTCCGTCTCATCCTAGACCCGTTTTCTATCGAAAATGGCATGATGACCCAAACTCTGAAGGTGCGCCGACCCGTAGTTCGGGAACGGTATCGCGATATGATTGACGGAATGTTTGCCTAG
- a CDS encoding DUF427 domain-containing protein, producing MPKAVWNGVVLAESDRCEVVEGNQYFPPDSLNRQYFKASDKKTMCPWKGTASYYTLEVDGQTNPDAAWTYPDPKPAASNIAGYVAFWRGVTVES from the coding sequence ATGCCTAAAGCTGTGTGGAATGGGGTTGTCCTGGCGGAGAGCGATCGCTGTGAGGTGGTAGAAGGCAACCAGTACTTTCCACCTGATTCCTTAAATCGTCAGTACTTTAAGGCCAGTGATAAGAAAACCATGTGTCCCTGGAAAGGCACTGCTAGCTACTACACCCTAGAGGTTGATGGCCAGACGAATCCTGATGCCGCCTGGACCTATCCCGACCCCAAGCCTGCCGCTAGCAATATTGCCGGTTACGTTGCCTTCTGGCGAGGCGTGACGGTGGAAAGCTAA